A genome region from Candidatus Angelobacter sp. includes the following:
- a CDS encoding VOC family protein, with protein sequence MKARKLLHTRYRVNDLEKTLKFYKDVLGLEEMRRHKSPRGSELVFLKAPESDEQIELCSFPSSGPVQVQADLTHLAFEVDSLEEFGKHLTTLGLKYSDGPTTTSTGTVFAFIDAPEGYEIELIQRAKAGSKGGGY encoded by the coding sequence ATGAAAGCGAGAAAACTGTTGCACACGCGCTATCGGGTGAACGATCTGGAAAAGACGTTGAAGTTTTACAAGGACGTGCTCGGGCTGGAGGAAATGCGCCGGCACAAATCGCCGCGCGGCTCGGAACTGGTCTTCCTCAAGGCGCCGGAGAGTGACGAGCAGATCGAACTGTGCAGCTTCCCGTCGAGCGGCCCGGTGCAGGTGCAGGCGGACCTGACGCACCTGGCCTTCGAGGTGGACAGCCTCGAGGAATTCGGCAAACACCTGACGACGCTGGGCCTGAAATACTCCGATGGCCCGACGACGACCTCTACCGGGACCGTGTTCGCTTTCATTGATGCGCCGGAAGGGTACGAGATCGAACTGATTCAACGGGCGAAGGCCGGGAGCAAGGGTGGAGGTTATTGA